A window of Solanum stenotomum isolate F172 chromosome 3, ASM1918654v1, whole genome shotgun sequence contains these coding sequences:
- the LOC125859232 gene encoding uncharacterized protein LOC125859232: MGGNGDDLEIFTPYIQHLEISGEDLKCRLVNVSSVVNAKLIYSFACIKGLSSTYVEDYCHDYHQVVYTLVQDNLQKLCYATDLTIGTWFTQVMCTLQFKGLPISELNCKYLTLMLHMTTFNMYGVAGLLRASPHVETISIELEYTLLDDFPIYNFCCNSELLDLAKEDTMDLLSGVSSVEFHNLKKVKIVISSDVCWKDHVKRGFEKVTKLSEFMLLNAPVLENFIIIISKRRRK, encoded by the exons ATGGGTGGAAATGGAGATGACTTAGAAATTTTTACCCCGTATATTCAACATTTGGAAATATCAGGAGAAGATCTCAAGTGTAGGCTTGTTAATGTGTCTTCTGTAGTTAATGCTAAGCTCATTTACAGCTTTGCCTGTATCAAAGGCCTTTCAAGTACTTATGTGGAAGACTACTGCCATGACTATCATCAAGTAGTATATACTCTCGTCCAAGATAATCTTCAAAAGTTATGTTATGCAACTGATCTAACAATTGGAACTTGGTTCACACAG GTCATGTGCACATTGCAGTTCAAAGGGTTGCCCATTTCAGAATTGAATTGCAAATATTTAACGTTGATGTTGCATATGACAACATTTAATATGTACGGAGTAGCTGGTCTTTTGAGAGCCTCACCACATGTGGAAACAATTAGCATAGAATTGGAATATACGCTA TTAGATGATTTCCCAATCTACAATTTCTGTTGCAATTCTGAGTTACTTGATTTGGCCAAAGAAGATACTATGGATTTGTTGAGTGGGGTTTCAAGCGTTGAGTTTCATAACCTCAAGAAGGTTAAGATTGTCATCTCCTCAGATGTGTGCTGGAAAGATCATGTCAAAAGGGGATTTGAAAAGGTTACCAAACTTTCAGAATTTATGTTATTGAATGCACCGGTATTGGAGAATTTCATCATTATCATATCAAAGAGAAGAAG GAaataa